A region of bacterium DNA encodes the following proteins:
- a CDS encoding glycosyltransferase, with the protein MPDGAAVGLRVCWVTDDWDASYRYRCRHGVQQLRAAGVPANVYHLHDPALRAALPAYSVVVLFRLRWSDAVAAVVDAARAAGARLVFEIDDLIFDPSVEPLLHFLVDLPPAARREYHERFGRLRRTFDACDAFLGTTPALARLAAALGKPAHVHPNLLPPEYEATARRLLRLRPRHRTAITYGAGSNTHDRDLEAIGPALAEVLARRPERRLHLGGFVELPPALRPVAAQVVRIPYQDWRVYPWTLARCALAVAPVAVRNAFTDGKSALKFFEAGILGLPIVASPVEAFRDAITPAVDGFLAEGHDAWVDALERGLDPVEGDAVGRRARATVLHHHTFAAHAGRLAALLAPRAGRATGPEPPPLSLEPEERARAGRRRRTRRSGHGGRGASCAPGAGRAAGAAGRGRRRAGRVRGGRGGARDARRARPAVLRD; encoded by the coding sequence GTGCCTGATGGCGCGGCCGTGGGGCTGCGCGTCTGCTGGGTCACCGACGACTGGGACGCCTCGTACCGCTACCGTTGTCGCCACGGCGTGCAGCAGCTCCGCGCCGCGGGCGTGCCGGCCAACGTCTACCACCTGCACGATCCCGCGCTGCGCGCGGCGCTGCCGGCGTACTCGGTCGTCGTCCTCTTCCGCCTGCGCTGGAGCGACGCCGTGGCGGCGGTGGTCGACGCCGCCCGCGCGGCCGGCGCCCGCCTGGTCTTCGAGATCGACGACCTGATCTTCGATCCCTCGGTAGAGCCCCTGCTGCACTTCCTCGTGGACCTGCCGCCGGCGGCGCGCCGCGAGTACCACGAGCGCTTCGGCCGCCTGCGGCGCACCTTCGACGCCTGCGACGCGTTCCTCGGCACGACGCCCGCGCTCGCGCGGCTGGCGGCAGCGCTCGGCAAGCCGGCCCACGTCCACCCGAACCTGCTGCCGCCGGAGTACGAGGCCACGGCGCGCCGGCTGCTGCGCCTGCGGCCGCGCCACCGCACCGCGATCACGTACGGCGCCGGCTCGAACACGCACGACCGCGACCTCGAGGCGATCGGCCCCGCGCTCGCCGAGGTGCTCGCGCGCCGCCCCGAGCGCCGACTCCACCTCGGCGGCTTCGTCGAGCTGCCGCCGGCGCTGCGCCCGGTCGCGGCGCAGGTGGTGCGCATCCCGTACCAGGACTGGCGCGTCTATCCGTGGACGCTGGCGCGCTGCGCGCTCGCGGTGGCCCCGGTCGCCGTGCGCAACGCGTTCACCGACGGCAAGAGCGCGCTCAAGTTCTTCGAGGCCGGCATCCTCGGCCTGCCGATCGTCGCGAGCCCGGTGGAGGCGTTCCGCGACGCGATCACGCCGGCCGTCGACGGCTTCCTCGCCGAGGGCCACGACGCGTGGGTCGACGCGCTCGAGCGCGGGCTCGATCCCGTCGAGGGCGACGCCGTGGGCCGGCGTGCCCGCGCGACGGTGCTGCACCATCACACCTTCGCGGCGCATGCGGGCCGGCTGGCCGCGCTGCTCGCGCCGCGCGCGGGCCGGGCGACGGGGCCGGAGCCGCCGCCGCTGTCGCTCGAGCCGGAGGAGCGGGCGCGCGCCGGGCGCCGGCGCCGAACGCGGCGGAGCGGGCACGGCGGGCGTGGGGCTTCCTGCGCGCCGGGTGCCGGTCGCGCCGCCGGCGCCGCCGGGCGCGGTCGTCGTCGAGCCGGTCGCGTCCGAGGCGGCCGAGGCGGTGCTCGCGACGCTCGACGCGCACGGCCCGCGGTCCTCCGCGACTGA